The Gemmata palustris genome includes a region encoding these proteins:
- a CDS encoding RNA polymerase sigma factor, protein MSRPAVALMRFATSAPAPDIQLLRAFVTSRKEDAFSELVRRHRPMVLAACTRVLSDANDAEDAFQATFLVLARRPSAVRGTNLAGWLYGVAVRTARAVRLTRDRRRKRDVKGAGKSRRGRIDPVPAPDLSLAVTERAAIIDEELAKLSAPHRDALVLCELRGLSRKQAAAELGIQSGTLSSRLAAAKRKLGERLAARGLAPAAAALAGALVPTRLPAALIQATAVAVRGAVGGTANAAASAVIKAMLFDRLRTTALTVSMCLVCVAGGLTMTGGGAAPAGDTAPAPRPVEDEAFVLVRRLGSSDFAERESAEKELRGLGLKAESALKTGWRSENPEVRARCAALLAAVRKDALDALVKGFDPKADRVPDHPVWRRFKAVAGDTPASRDIFTRIISNRRWLQQLDRVEANPESAAQAYREECIEIGRQVMTPHLRQPYPSWDRIEGAAFLLMLGSYPGTTLASPKNPGRDAELASVGDVEISECMGLENGRRGEQVSYGVTPDYPKPPELKAAVPGTDRVFMRLLAAWLPLRNDPRILANGFSYARRCSEGESFLFPFARKYALSPSGTAHAKCAALGVIAETGTSADLPLFEAIFDDREVCFALDTPIPGTFPSRATVVQYRDVAVALALLLCDRDPLEFGFENATNPWAVDGRKRKVANYESTLFGFSNDNLRNAAHAKARQFFDRRKKQPIPVNGARFWPRFARWVGDDKMSRELFDLMASEPKNLELLEHVEDVLQKGLALDASPELLSGPEKLYRTRCDELNGLASAGKPLLPAAICGWMYLGTFPRTSRPSKEVCGLRFMPWGDHGPDRVELVRHFTGPGAAAWGRLLGAWAEQHVSDDSCRPALEFALRHDIKETFNASRKVLETCRGPFSELERRKIASALLTVGKYGYENDAYFLTLYSRETDLCFGRLYNAHRLITRSDSKETTGVTTQLGDVAFAAMILRCGGTPEDFGFIWTKTGARKLVPWADQLGSELRSWEAIGFSRAADRAAARQKAATWLEQKKKWVGDLLQDKREGQHQK, encoded by the coding sequence ATGTCCCGTCCTGCCGTTGCGCTGATGCGGTTTGCGACTTCTGCACCGGCCCCCGACATCCAGTTGCTCCGGGCGTTTGTCACGTCTCGAAAAGAGGATGCTTTCAGCGAACTGGTACGTCGGCACAGGCCGATGGTCCTCGCGGCGTGTACCCGGGTGCTGTCCGACGCGAACGACGCCGAGGACGCGTTCCAGGCCACGTTCCTCGTTCTGGCCCGCCGGCCGAGTGCGGTGCGCGGGACCAACCTGGCTGGATGGCTGTACGGCGTGGCCGTGAGGACCGCGAGGGCGGTGCGCCTCACGCGCGACCGGCGCCGGAAACGCGACGTGAAGGGAGCGGGGAAGAGTCGTCGGGGGCGGATCGATCCGGTCCCCGCGCCCGACCTGTCGCTCGCGGTGACCGAACGGGCCGCGATCATTGACGAGGAGCTCGCGAAGCTGTCGGCGCCGCACCGCGACGCGCTCGTGCTGTGCGAGTTGCGCGGGCTGTCGCGCAAGCAGGCCGCGGCAGAACTCGGCATTCAGAGCGGGACGCTGTCCAGCCGGCTCGCTGCGGCCAAGCGGAAACTCGGCGAGCGGTTGGCGGCCCGGGGGCTGGCCCCGGCGGCCGCGGCCCTGGCCGGGGCGCTGGTGCCGACCCGACTCCCGGCAGCCCTGATCCAGGCGACGGCGGTAGCCGTCCGCGGGGCGGTTGGTGGAACGGCGAACGCGGCGGCGTCCGCGGTGATCAAAGCGATGTTATTCGATCGGCTCCGAACTACCGCGCTAACGGTGTCGATGTGTCTGGTGTGCGTGGCCGGCGGGCTGACCATGACGGGAGGGGGTGCTGCGCCCGCGGGTGATACGGCGCCCGCCCCGCGCCCCGTTGAAGACGAGGCCTTCGTGCTCGTGAGGCGACTCGGCAGCAGCGATTTCGCCGAGCGCGAGAGCGCCGAGAAGGAACTGCGCGGGCTCGGTCTGAAGGCGGAGAGCGCGTTGAAGACCGGATGGCGGTCCGAGAACCCGGAAGTACGTGCCCGGTGCGCGGCGCTGCTCGCCGCCGTTCGCAAAGACGCCCTCGACGCTTTGGTAAAGGGCTTCGATCCGAAGGCCGATCGGGTGCCCGATCACCCGGTCTGGAGGCGGTTCAAGGCCGTCGCAGGTGACACCCCGGCCAGTCGCGACATCTTCACTCGGATCATCAGCAACCGGCGCTGGCTCCAACAACTGGACCGCGTAGAAGCGAATCCGGAGAGCGCGGCCCAGGCGTACCGTGAGGAGTGCATTGAGATCGGGCGACAGGTCATGACCCCACACCTCCGACAGCCCTATCCCTCCTGGGATCGTATCGAAGGGGCCGCGTTCCTTTTAATGCTCGGTAGTTACCCCGGCACCACCTTGGCGAGTCCGAAGAACCCTGGCCGTGACGCCGAACTCGCTTCCGTTGGCGATGTTGAAATCTCGGAATGTATGGGATTGGAAAACGGGCGTCGAGGGGAACAGGTTAGCTACGGCGTAACGCCGGACTACCCAAAGCCGCCAGAATTGAAGGCCGCCGTACCGGGGACCGACCGTGTGTTTATGAGGCTGCTCGCCGCGTGGCTGCCGCTGCGTAACGATCCCAGGATCCTCGCAAACGGTTTTTCCTACGCGCGCAGGTGCAGCGAGGGTGAGTCGTTCCTGTTTCCGTTTGCCCGAAAGTACGCCTTGAGCCCGTCGGGAACGGCGCATGCCAAATGTGCCGCGTTAGGGGTGATTGCCGAAACGGGCACGTCTGCAGATTTACCCCTCTTCGAGGCGATTTTCGACGATCGGGAGGTCTGTTTCGCGCTTGATACACCAATACCAGGGACTTTCCCGTCACGTGCGACAGTGGTCCAGTATCGCGACGTCGCAGTCGCCCTCGCCCTCTTGCTGTGTGATCGGGATCCGCTCGAGTTTGGTTTCGAGAACGCAACGAACCCGTGGGCCGTTGATGGGCGGAAGCGAAAAGTTGCGAATTACGAGAGCACTTTGTTCGGCTTCTCCAATGATAATCTTCGGAACGCAGCACATGCCAAGGCCCGCCAGTTCTTCGATCGACGAAAAAAGCAGCCAATTCCCGTAAACGGAGCGAGGTTCTGGCCGCGATTTGCGCGGTGGGTCGGCGATGACAAGATGAGCCGCGAGCTGTTCGACCTCATGGCATCTGAACCGAAGAACCTGGAGCTACTGGAGCACGTTGAGGACGTGCTCCAGAAAGGGCTTGCGCTCGACGCCTCTCCCGAGCTCCTGTCCGGCCCCGAGAAGCTGTACCGGACCCGCTGCGACGAACTCAACGGGCTTGCCTCCGCAGGGAAACCCTTACTACCGGCGGCAATTTGCGGGTGGATGTACCTGGGGACGTTTCCGCGCACGAGCCGCCCGTCCAAAGAGGTATGTGGGCTGAGATTCATGCCGTGGGGTGATCACGGACCGGACCGGGTCGAGTTGGTCCGACACTTTACGGGTCCGGGCGCGGCCGCGTGGGGTCGGCTGCTCGGCGCCTGGGCCGAACAACACGTTTCGGACGACAGTTGTCGCCCCGCACTGGAGTTCGCCCTTCGACACGACATTAAAGAAACCTTCAATGCGTCTCGAAAGGTTCTCGAAACGTGCAGGGGGCCGTTTAGCGAATTGGAGCGACGGAAGATTGCGAGTGCGCTCTTGACCGTTGGGAAATACGGCTACGAAAATGATGCCTACTTCCTGACGTTATACTCGCGTGAGACCGACCTGTGTTTCGGGCGCCTGTATAACGCACACCGGCTGATTACTCGTTCCGACTCAAAGGAAACAACTGGCGTCACGACTCAGTTGGGTGATGTGGCCTTCGCCGCGATGATTCTCCGGTGCGGGGGCACGCCCGAGGATTTCGGGTTCATCTGGACGAAAACGGGTGCGCGAAAGCTGGTTCCGTGGGCAGACCAACTCGGGAGCGAGCTGCGAAGTTGGGAGGCGATCGGTTTTAGCCGCGCGGCCGATCGCGCGGCCGCGCGCCAGAAGGCGGCCACATGGTTGGAACAGAAGAAGAAGTGGGTGGGAGACCTCTTGCAAGACAAACGTGAGGGGCAACATCAGAAGTGA
- a CDS encoding sigma-70 family RNA polymerase sigma factor, protein MSQHALTQIVRKSGELTDEIDAQLIARFVGTRDEAAFRVLVQRHGPAVLTALRQVLTDPADIDDAFQATFLVLFKRATRSAPLSVPLRGWLFGVAHRVAVRCRADRHRRTVRETEAARRAQPTTELPDLSWREATEILHQELNALPDKYRLPLLLCGVQGLTRDEAADQLGTSPGALRGHLDRGRALLEKRLARRGIVLSTGWLALVIDSSRAVEVPSARLIDLAARVTAGQSARGVTALAAGVLPVNRLLKPFTLTITVLLIAVGLGFGFASIAPQADEKPVPKAAAPAPRAEKATLEPAPKEDTKELRTITGKVLDATGKPVPAELSLVWSTGAPEPLGRAGADGTFALTVRFKRNGSGGRFVAKAPGHGMDFRPHGLSSVPESMSPAVEWTLKLPKERAIRGRVLDHEGTAVAGATVVANFFSACDTEAAMDRRLEEWAAREYHGAPPSGDRTLWFPDADRTRGSPDERSPYTATTDKDGRFEITGAGVNQLVGLRIRGAGFADKELVTLNRIGFNPTALNQVARNSESKDDSYAGKWALHGPAPLIILEPEKLIRGRVTDPAGKPRVGVMVRFSRTNKNDLNPDENRAVTGPDGRYEIRGARKHKGYMVEIPPDPDAGLLPCQGFAEDTPKYEPVTIDLKCAKGVVVTGTVTNKATGKPLAAELVTRILADNPFVDRYPPFLHSASQFSTLTQPGSGRFRLVTVPGPVILMAGPQNGKAYEFKPPVPDPNFANRFNKEPAGPSFKIYGGGAAYLWGCWCLVLDAKPTDGELTVNVELEPAPRTLVKVVDTDGKPVTGVIATGITAPEHSFPGLSYLFSFPDTDTVSVFNQEPGKDRLLVAGHVGRELVGALVLKTGDKSPIVTLGPGGRITGRAVDENGRPLAGLKVEAFFLRSDGPVRGTWNLGELNSQTTGNNGEFQIDTMLPGHSFLLVFRQEWQFYQPVPQPERSTDWGLNGLTIAKHGDTLTLGDIKLRPQDLPGRGPRK, encoded by the coding sequence GTGTCGCAGCACGCGCTGACCCAGATCGTTCGGAAGTCGGGCGAGTTGACAGACGAGATCGACGCCCAACTGATCGCCCGGTTCGTTGGCACCCGTGACGAAGCTGCGTTCCGGGTGCTCGTGCAGCGGCATGGCCCGGCAGTGCTCACCGCCCTCCGTCAGGTGCTCACGGACCCGGCCGACATCGACGATGCGTTCCAGGCCACGTTCCTGGTGCTCTTCAAACGCGCCACGAGATCCGCCCCGTTATCGGTCCCGCTCCGGGGCTGGCTGTTCGGCGTCGCCCACCGCGTGGCGGTCCGGTGCCGCGCCGATCGGCACCGGCGCACCGTCCGCGAAACCGAAGCAGCTCGGCGCGCCCAGCCGACCACGGAATTGCCCGACCTGTCCTGGCGCGAGGCGACTGAGATCCTGCACCAGGAGTTGAACGCGCTGCCGGACAAGTACCGGCTGCCCCTGTTGCTGTGCGGCGTGCAGGGGCTGACTCGTGACGAAGCGGCCGATCAGTTGGGTACCTCGCCCGGCGCACTGCGGGGCCACTTGGACCGCGGGCGCGCCCTACTGGAGAAACGGCTCGCGCGACGGGGCATCGTACTTTCGACCGGTTGGCTCGCACTCGTCATTGACAGTTCACGGGCCGTGGAGGTGCCATCGGCCCGACTCATCGACCTCGCGGCACGAGTTACGGCCGGGCAATCTGCCCGGGGCGTTACCGCCCTTGCCGCCGGAGTTCTTCCCGTGAACAGATTACTCAAGCCGTTTACCCTCACGATCACGGTTCTTCTCATCGCTGTCGGGCTCGGATTCGGCTTCGCCTCCATCGCCCCCCAAGCGGACGAGAAACCGGTACCCAAGGCCGCAGCGCCCGCGCCGCGAGCTGAAAAAGCCACTCTGGAACCTGCACCGAAGGAAGATACGAAGGAACTGCGAACGATCACCGGTAAGGTACTCGATGCCACCGGCAAACCGGTTCCCGCCGAGCTGTCGCTGGTATGGTCCACGGGGGCGCCGGAACCGCTCGGACGGGCCGGTGCGGACGGGACGTTCGCGCTCACGGTCCGGTTCAAGCGAAACGGCTCCGGCGGGCGGTTCGTGGCGAAGGCCCCGGGCCACGGAATGGACTTCCGACCGCACGGGCTCAGCAGCGTTCCCGAATCGATGTCCCCGGCCGTGGAATGGACGTTGAAGCTACCCAAGGAGCGGGCGATCCGGGGCCGGGTTCTCGACCACGAGGGGACCGCCGTGGCCGGGGCGACGGTGGTGGCCAACTTCTTCTCGGCCTGTGACACCGAGGCCGCGATGGACCGACGCCTGGAAGAGTGGGCTGCTCGGGAGTATCACGGAGCCCCCCCGAGCGGGGACCGCACGTTGTGGTTCCCGGACGCCGATCGGACCCGGGGTTCCCCGGACGAGCGCTCTCCGTACACTGCGACCACCGACAAGGACGGGCGATTCGAGATCACCGGCGCCGGGGTCAACCAACTCGTCGGGTTGCGTATCCGGGGCGCGGGGTTTGCGGACAAGGAACTCGTCACCCTGAACCGCATCGGGTTCAACCCGACCGCGCTCAACCAGGTCGCTCGAAACAGCGAGAGCAAGGACGACTCCTATGCGGGCAAGTGGGCACTGCACGGCCCCGCTCCCCTCATCATCCTCGAACCCGAAAAACTCATCCGCGGGCGGGTAACGGACCCCGCAGGCAAGCCCCGAGTGGGGGTCATGGTGCGGTTCAGTCGCACGAACAAAAACGACCTGAACCCGGACGAGAACCGGGCGGTCACGGGTCCGGACGGGCGGTACGAGATCCGCGGCGCCCGCAAGCACAAGGGCTACATGGTCGAGATCCCACCCGACCCGGACGCCGGGCTGCTCCCGTGTCAGGGGTTCGCCGAGGACACCCCGAAGTACGAGCCGGTTACCATCGATCTCAAGTGCGCAAAGGGGGTCGTCGTGACCGGCACTGTGACGAACAAGGCAACTGGTAAGCCGCTCGCGGCCGAGCTCGTCACGCGGATACTGGCGGACAATCCGTTCGTCGATCGGTACCCTCCGTTCTTGCACAGCGCTTCGCAATTCAGCACGCTCACCCAGCCGGGCAGTGGGCGGTTTCGACTCGTGACCGTCCCCGGCCCGGTGATCCTGATGGCCGGGCCACAGAACGGCAAGGCATACGAGTTCAAGCCACCCGTGCCGGACCCGAATTTCGCGAACCGGTTCAACAAGGAGCCGGCCGGGCCGTCGTTCAAGATCTACGGTGGAGGTGCTGCGTACTTGTGGGGGTGCTGGTGCCTGGTGCTCGACGCGAAGCCCACGGACGGGGAATTGACCGTAAACGTGGAGCTCGAACCGGCCCCGCGCACGCTCGTGAAGGTGGTGGACACGGACGGCAAGCCGGTAACTGGTGTGATCGCGACCGGGATAACCGCCCCCGAACACAGCTTTCCGGGGCTCAGCTACCTGTTCTCGTTCCCTGACACCGACACCGTGAGCGTTTTCAATCAGGAACCGGGCAAGGATCGGTTGTTGGTGGCCGGCCACGTGGGACGCGAGCTGGTCGGCGCTCTGGTGCTTAAAACGGGTGACAAGTCTCCGATTGTTACACTCGGTCCCGGCGGGCGAATCACCGGGCGCGCGGTGGACGAGAACGGGCGCCCGCTCGCCGGACTGAAGGTAGAGGCATTCTTCCTCCGCAGTGATGGTCCGGTCAGAGGGACTTGGAACCTCGGTGAGTTGAACTCACAGACCACCGGCAACAACGGCGAGTTTCAAATTGACACAATGCTCCCGGGGCACTCGTTTTTACTCGTGTTCAGGCAGGAGTGGCAGTTTTATCAGCCCGTTCCTCAGCCGGAGCGCTCAACAGATTGGGGGCTGAACGGCCTTACGATCGCGAAGCACGGTGACACGCTCACTCTCGGCGATATCAAACTCAGGCCGCAAGACTTGCCCGGCCGAGGCCCTAGGAAGTAG
- a CDS encoding HEAT repeat domain-containing protein translates to MKTLKNGKPGERVIAAEALGDLGPKAEIAVPALVEVICDTPTPVPILFPSEAKWSREESAADFLLKASWDALARIGPKAVPTLIDLLAHHDVEIRGRATAALKTIGPDASDAVPALIKRLGEGENQWVCLNALEALAAIGPKAEVAVPTLIKTVLDPKATVPKGNPLAPIGSYWIYQLPLRKAAAQALTAIGPKALSAVQKDLFPAIIKALDDADDHGRFLSGFGSEHAWSVWEPFDADAAPLVPAIVRYLSRHSNSRLVLSLLELGPDGQKALADLLTNKDERIRNEHFNLLCKHAFGVFVSESGAHCWAKADLRPIAPQLIPFLTDKDNGVRLRALAAINQGCRPIPPEAVKAALPLLDDQKFLKYLDKFDESNAAGLAIFCRPAAGPKLLEHLKSDDTKLREFAVRALKEFRGPGTEALLPALRELAAGRTEHPEMTPLDAVRSAIRISLDPKDVELLVPFLKSDDRKVRFEAILELRRLRHLARPHLKHLFPLLRDPDVRWNAALAIDSIDSSDPDVCAALAQWIIDFGDRKWLERTSPFAKEIAPAIPAVLKRLEHRGGVDLVWRIGPPAKGAVPLLLTSLTRAPDPNKPDADRRDPKYILGALGAIGPAAKVAVPTIRKQLAKAEDGEKQWYLLCLADIGPGAKDAVPDLKELLIDPDPKLRLLAACALSKIEADSAAYWATFARAIHERPSCAFWDVPFVFGRIVTDCPELVPVVVRGTISRHRIELRVTDNGYEDGYEHVMRVLKRNTSAAKAALPDLVSYLNKPPSWGVQTEFIELLGAIGPDAKAALPKLRELLDGPDFDLALAAQEAIQRIEAKK, encoded by the coding sequence GTGAAGACGCTGAAGAACGGCAAGCCCGGCGAGCGGGTCATCGCCGCAGAAGCGCTCGGCGATCTCGGCCCGAAGGCTGAAATCGCGGTTCCGGCGCTGGTAGAAGTGATCTGCGACACACCGACCCCGGTTCCGATCTTATTCCCGAGCGAGGCCAAGTGGTCCCGGGAAGAGTCCGCGGCGGACTTCCTGCTCAAAGCGAGTTGGGACGCGCTCGCACGAATCGGACCAAAAGCGGTTCCCACACTCATCGACTTGCTTGCGCATCATGACGTCGAGATTCGTGGGCGCGCCACTGCGGCTCTAAAGACTATCGGGCCAGACGCCTCTGATGCAGTACCGGCGCTCATCAAGCGGTTGGGTGAGGGCGAGAACCAGTGGGTGTGCTTGAACGCGCTCGAAGCACTCGCGGCCATCGGCCCGAAGGCTGAAGTCGCGGTTCCCACGCTGATAAAAACCGTCCTCGATCCGAAGGCGACAGTTCCCAAAGGGAATCCGTTGGCACCAATCGGGTCGTATTGGATCTATCAGTTACCGTTACGCAAGGCCGCGGCGCAAGCGCTCACGGCCATTGGCCCGAAGGCGCTCTCGGCGGTTCAGAAAGATCTGTTCCCGGCGATCATTAAAGCGCTCGACGACGCCGACGACCACGGACGGTTCCTCTCCGGTTTTGGGTCGGAGCACGCGTGGTCCGTGTGGGAGCCGTTCGATGCGGACGCCGCTCCGCTCGTCCCGGCAATCGTGCGATACCTGAGCCGGCACAGCAATAGTCGGCTCGTGCTGAGCCTGCTAGAACTCGGTCCGGACGGCCAAAAGGCTTTGGCGGATCTGCTTACAAATAAAGACGAACGAATCCGCAATGAGCACTTCAACTTGCTGTGCAAACACGCCTTCGGGGTTTTCGTGTCGGAGAGCGGAGCCCACTGCTGGGCAAAAGCCGATCTCCGCCCGATCGCACCGCAACTGATTCCGTTCCTAACAGATAAGGATAACGGTGTTCGCCTCCGAGCGCTCGCGGCTATCAACCAAGGCTGTCGTCCCATACCGCCGGAGGCCGTGAAGGCCGCGCTGCCGCTCCTCGACGACCAGAAGTTCCTGAAGTATCTGGATAAATTTGACGAGAGCAACGCCGCGGGGCTCGCCATTTTTTGCCGCCCCGCGGCAGGTCCGAAGCTGCTGGAACACCTGAAGTCGGACGATACGAAGCTGCGCGAGTTCGCGGTGCGAGCGCTCAAGGAGTTTCGTGGCCCCGGCACCGAAGCGCTGCTCCCCGCACTGCGCGAACTGGCCGCGGGTCGAACGGAGCATCCCGAAATGACGCCTTTAGATGCGGTGAGATCCGCGATCCGGATCAGCTTGGACCCCAAAGACGTTGAACTGCTCGTACCGTTCTTGAAGAGCGACGACCGAAAGGTCCGGTTTGAAGCGATTCTCGAACTCCGTCGGTTGCGGCACCTCGCGCGCCCGCACCTCAAGCACCTGTTCCCACTTCTGCGCGATCCGGACGTCCGCTGGAACGCTGCGCTGGCGATCGACTCCATCGATTCGTCCGACCCCGACGTGTGCGCGGCGCTGGCCCAATGGATCATCGATTTCGGTGACCGCAAATGGCTCGAGCGCACCAGCCCGTTCGCGAAGGAAATCGCACCGGCCATTCCCGCAGTGCTCAAGAGGCTCGAGCACAGGGGCGGCGTCGATCTGGTTTGGCGGATCGGTCCACCGGCGAAGGGCGCGGTTCCGCTCCTGTTGACGTCTCTTACGCGCGCGCCCGATCCCAACAAGCCGGACGCGGACCGACGCGACCCAAAGTATATCCTTGGCGCGCTCGGCGCGATCGGACCGGCGGCGAAGGTCGCCGTGCCCACGATTCGCAAGCAATTAGCCAAAGCCGAAGACGGGGAGAAACAGTGGTACCTGCTGTGCCTCGCAGACATCGGGCCGGGCGCGAAGGACGCGGTGCCGGACCTCAAAGAGTTGCTCATCGACCCGGACCCGAAGTTGCGGTTGCTCGCGGCTTGCGCGCTCTCGAAGATCGAAGCCGATTCCGCTGCGTACTGGGCTACGTTCGCGCGTGCGATCCACGAGCGCCCGAGTTGCGCCTTTTGGGACGTGCCGTTCGTGTTCGGCCGCATCGTGACGGACTGCCCGGAGTTGGTGCCCGTCGTCGTTCGTGGCACCATCTCGCGGCACCGCATCGAGCTGAGGGTTACCGATAACGGTTACGAAGACGGATACGAACACGTGATGCGGGTGTTAAAGCGGAACACATCGGCAGCGAAGGCCGCGCTCCCCGATCTGGTGAGCTACCTAAACAAGCCGCCGTCTTGGGGCGTGCAGACGGAATTCATTGAACTGCTCGGCGCGATCGGCCCGGACGCGAAAGCCGCGCTCCCAAAGTTGCGCGAGCTGCTCGACGGCCCTGACTTCGATCTCGCCCTCGCCGCACAGGAAGCGATTCAGAGGATCGAAGCGAAGAAGTGA
- a CDS encoding tetratricopeptide repeat protein gives MAGRAFVSRFSPNRTDPKILEAIFVQRHKLAEIWFGRLRDSALTEVKHHLLAIGPRGCGKSHLVALLVARLQNDPQVGERLRIAWLPEDETTPSFWKFLLRILRALNARYGNEFPPPPREELEGASDEHRSRALTEHLLKGLNGHTLLVVVENLDDVMRGLKSEGQKRWRAFLQEHSVAATLATSQQLTEDVSERDRPFFNFFQIEHLSPLTADEALLLLQKIATQSANTELLAFLQTPTGRARVRAIRHVAGGGHRVFIILSEFATQEQLDNLVAAFEELLDELTPYYQERLRWLPDQQREIVEFLCRQSRTVAVKEIAAELYLSEQTAGSQLKGLKEKGYVTGATVGRESRYELAEPLMRLCIEVKDPRREPIKLIVDFLRIWYDREQFTSLCEQFERDGELGRYIDAVLKGFDQKGWGPVDQALFHDLNGVEEGKDPQHLVRIVEEIVSTTTVAKLCMTGGFKLLSIQRRAEALGAFRRACELEPEESNEWMALSVALSLLNCRGESLRAINRAIQSQPTESVAWGIKGYMLASFDRYEEAVEAFDRATELEPKGQYWNNKAFALNSLERYREAIEACDRAIELKFEGAYPLYNRGRAKLGLGQVREALDDLRRAVELNGKLGNAREGLAEAHIVAGDWDAAERVLAEKFDLPLSNDNDARAWHLPNVIVAIFSGAADRRVWLHRVRRLAEVAAAEQARRPDGDTRPKPLTQVGYSLVQSLTQSAYARAHADALGAWVEMWQEAAKAHPDLSLSARLFGVGVRYLRTKDERVLLDLLQEERAILRELFKLDDEVHNQTIAE, from the coding sequence ATGGCCGGGCGCGCGTTCGTCTCGCGGTTCAGTCCGAACCGCACCGACCCGAAAATTCTCGAAGCGATCTTCGTCCAGCGGCACAAACTGGCGGAGATTTGGTTCGGGCGCCTGCGCGACAGCGCCCTGACAGAAGTCAAACACCACTTACTCGCTATCGGCCCGCGCGGGTGCGGTAAAAGCCACCTCGTGGCGCTGCTCGTCGCCCGCCTCCAAAACGACCCACAGGTCGGGGAGCGGCTTCGCATCGCTTGGCTCCCCGAAGACGAAACCACGCCGTCGTTCTGGAAGTTCCTACTTCGCATTCTCCGGGCGCTGAACGCCCGGTACGGCAACGAGTTCCCCCCTCCGCCGCGCGAGGAGTTGGAGGGCGCGAGCGACGAGCACCGGTCCCGCGCGTTGACAGAGCATCTCCTGAAGGGGCTGAACGGCCACACCCTCTTAGTTGTCGTTGAGAACCTCGATGACGTGATGCGAGGGCTGAAGAGCGAGGGGCAGAAACGATGGCGGGCGTTCCTCCAAGAGCATTCGGTCGCGGCCACCCTGGCGACTTCGCAACAACTCACCGAGGACGTGTCCGAGCGCGACCGCCCGTTCTTCAATTTCTTCCAGATCGAGCACCTTAGCCCACTCACGGCTGACGAGGCTCTATTGTTACTCCAGAAGATCGCGACGCAGAGCGCGAACACAGAGCTGTTGGCATTCCTCCAAACGCCGACCGGCCGCGCGCGCGTGCGCGCCATTCGCCACGTCGCCGGCGGCGGGCACCGGGTGTTCATCATCCTCTCGGAGTTCGCGACGCAGGAGCAGTTGGATAACTTGGTAGCCGCGTTTGAAGAACTGCTGGACGAACTGACCCCGTACTACCAGGAGCGACTCCGATGGCTGCCTGATCAGCAGCGCGAAATTGTCGAGTTCTTGTGCCGACAATCGCGAACGGTGGCCGTGAAGGAAATCGCCGCAGAGCTCTACTTATCGGAGCAAACGGCGGGGTCACAATTGAAGGGGTTGAAGGAGAAGGGTTATGTAACGGGCGCGACCGTCGGCCGGGAGTCTCGGTACGAACTCGCCGAACCGCTAATGCGGCTGTGTATCGAAGTGAAAGACCCACGGCGCGAACCGATCAAGCTGATCGTCGATTTCCTCCGCATCTGGTACGACCGGGAACAGTTCACTTCACTCTGCGAACAATTCGAGCGGGATGGCGAGTTAGGGCGATACATCGACGCCGTTTTGAAAGGTTTCGACCAAAAAGGCTGGGGGCCTGTCGACCAAGCTCTTTTCCATGATCTCAATGGGGTAGAAGAAGGTAAGGATCCGCAACACCTCGTGCGAATTGTGGAAGAAATTGTCAGCACCACGACCGTGGCAAAATTGTGTATGACCGGCGGGTTCAAACTCCTCAGCATCCAGAGGAGAGCGGAGGCATTGGGCGCGTTTAGACGCGCCTGTGAGCTGGAACCTGAAGAGTCAAATGAGTGGATGGCTCTATCGGTGGCGCTCAGTTTACTTAACTGCCGAGGTGAGTCGCTCCGAGCAATCAACCGAGCAATCCAAAGTCAACCGACAGAGAGTGTCGCTTGGGGTATAAAAGGGTACATGCTTGCGAGTTTTGACCGGTACGAAGAAGCTGTGGAAGCCTTCGACCGGGCTACCGAACTCGAGCCAAAGGGCCAATACTGGAACAATAAGGCTTTTGCGCTGAACTCGCTCGAACGATATCGAGAAGCAATTGAGGCTTGCGATCGTGCGATCGAGTTGAAATTCGAGGGAGCTTACCCTTTGTACAATCGTGGGCGGGCCAAACTTGGTCTTGGTCAGGTCCGAGAAGCTCTGGACGACCTCCGCCGTGCGGTCGAGTTGAACGGGAAGTTGGGTAACGCACGAGAGGGATTGGCTGAAGCACACATCGTTGCAGGTGATTGGGACGCAGCCGAGCGGGTGCTCGCCGAAAAGTTCGACCTTCCGCTTTCAAATGACAACGATGCTCGAGCCTGGCACCTGCCAAATGTCATCGTTGCCATCTTTAGCGGGGCGGCCGACCGCCGCGTGTGGTTGCATCGCGTTCGCCGACTGGCGGAAGTCGCGGCGGCGGAGCAAGCGCGGCGCCCCGACGGAGACACCCGCCCCAAGCCCCTCACTCAAGTTGGCTATTCGCTCGTGCAGAGCCTGACCCAATCGGCCTACGCTCGTGCTCACGCCGACGCGCTCGGTGCATGGGTGGAAATGTGGCAAGAAGCCGCGAAGGCGCACCCGGACCTGTCACTGTCGGCGCGCCTGTTTGGGGTCGGCGTGCGCTACCTTCGCACGAAGGACGAAAGGGTACTGTTAGATCTGCTCCAGGAGGAGCGAGCGATCCTCCGCGAACTATTCAAACTGGATGACGAAGTTCACAACCAAACTATAGCGGAGTAA